Sequence from the Cuniculiplasma divulgatum genome:
CTGTTATATCGTTGCTCATTGTACCACCCCGTTCAGGACAGGTTTTGCAGTCATGTTCCAGTACACGTTGTTGTAAATTAGCTTCAGCCAGTAGAATGAATAACTCTCCGGCATGAAGACTGGCTTCTGGGTATAACTGGATGTTATCATTGATGCTTTGCCCATGCCCGTGAGCATAAGAGCACCACCACTGCCATCATAGGTTGCCACCGGCTCCTCGCCAAGAATCGATTGCATGATTCTGTCGGATACAACTATGGCCTGGGCGTCAGCAACTGAACCTGCCTTGGATACCTGCAGGTTCGTGGCATCACCGATTGCATAGGCATTCCCGTAGCCCTTAACATTGAGCGTATATCCGTCAACCTGAACCCAGCCCATCTGATCTGCCACTCCTGTGGATTCCAGAAGCTTATTTCCCCTGTGAGGCGGGACAATCAGCGCCAGATCATATGCGATCCTCTCATCCTTCTGCGATACAAGTTCCTTTGCCGCTACATCCACGGCCTTTATCTGGAATCCCAGACTGCTCTTTATTCCCTTTTCGCTGAACATTTTCCGAGCTATATCTGAAATGCCCTGATCTGGAAAAGCCATTGGCATGGGATATACGTATTGGATTTCGACCCTGTCCCTTATTCCTCTACTGGTGAAGTAATCATTCAGCATAAAGACGACCTCCAGCGGCGCAGGGGTACACTTGTAGGGCATGGATGATACTCCCACAACAATGCGGCCTGACTTGAAATTGTTGAGCTTCTTCTTGAGTTCAACAGCGGCTTCAAGGCTGTAAAAGTTGTTGGTTCCCTGCTTCAGTCCCGGAATGGAATCATAATCATACCTTGCTCCAGTTGCAATGACCAGGAAATCATAATTAATGCTCTGCCTGTCAGTCCTGACGACACTGTTCTTCAGATCAAGGGCAGTGGCAAACTCGGGCACAAGCGTTATTCCGTCCGCTAACATCCTGGACACCGGCCTGTACGTGGAGGAAGCTGCCATCATGTCAAAGGGGATTTCAAGAAATCCTGGCTGATAGTAATGTCTCTGGCTTCCTTCCACAAGGACGATCTTAACGTCGCCGGCTTTAACCTGCTCTCTCAACTTATAGGCAAGATGGTTTGCTGTGCTTACTCCACCACTGCCTCCGCCA
This genomic interval carries:
- a CDS encoding FAD/NAD(P)-binding oxidoreductase gives rise to the protein MKTIAIIGGGSGGVSTANHLAYKLREQVKAGDVKIVLVEGSQRHYYQPGFLEIPFDMMAASSTYRPVSRMLADGITLVPEFATALDLKNSVVRTDRQSINYDFLVIATGARYDYDSIPGLKQGTNNFYSLEAAVELKKKLNNFKSGRIVVGVSSMPYKCTPAPLEVVFMLNDYFTSRGIRDRVEIQYVYPMPMAFPDQGISDIARKMFSEKGIKSSLGFQIKAVDVAAKELVSQKDERIAYDLALIVPPHRGNKLLESTGVADQMGWVQVDGYTLNVKGYGNAYAIGDATNLQVSKAGSVADAQAIVVSDRIMQSILGEEPVATYDGSGGALMLTGMGKASMITSSYTQKPVFMPESYSFYWLKLIYNNVYWNMTAKPVLNGVVQ